One window of the Spea bombifrons isolate aSpeBom1 chromosome 8, aSpeBom1.2.pri, whole genome shotgun sequence genome contains the following:
- the ARRDC1 gene encoding arrestin domain-containing protein 1 — protein sequence MGKVQLFEISLRDSRVIYSPGEALAGTVTIRTQAALPYKAIKVSCVGTCGVSNKVNDSSWNVEEQYFNSTFSLADKGTLQPGEHSFSFQFLLPTSAPTSFEGPFGKVTHQIRAVIETRRLSKDYKSNKLFYILRPLDLNEIPEIEQLSCATATKKFNYKLVKSGQLMLKVTTDLRGYVVGQPIQIHAELENKSGRDTGAIVASLIQKVAYKSKRCVYDLRTIAEVEGAPVKAWKHAVWDEQILVPALPQSILQGCNLIHIDYYLQVTVKSPEASVTLPLYIGNIPVNLSRLGPRHSIAHAPSPVVPSAPPADDEAGGSQPMDNVSLPTKCHSQQQSHVPFSYAPELSFPNSNGEPETLGSPSHPTLCLSTGATVPYFADGAVVPVPTASALILPPEYSTWGYPYDAPPSYEQSCSSTNVSNGE from the exons ATGGGGAAAGTGCAGCTCTTCGAGATCAGCCTGAGGGACAGCAGAGTCATCTACAGCCCGGGGGAGGCGCTGGCCGGCACGGTCACCATCCGGACCCAGGCTGCCCTGCCCTACAAAG CCATCAAGGTGAGCTGCGTGGGGACCTGCGGCGTCTCTAACAAAGTAAACGACTCGTCCTGGAACGTggaggaacagtatttcaaCAGCACCTTCTCGCTGGCCGATAAAG GAACCCTCCAGCCCGGAGAACATTCTTTCTCATTCCAGTTCCTTCTACCCA CCTCCGCGCCCACTTCTTTTGAGGGTCCGTTTGGGAAGGTCACGCACCAGATCCGAGCTGTGATAGAAACTCGAAGGCTCTCCAAAGATTACAAAAGCAACAAACTCTTCTATATTTTGAGACCTTTGGACCTCAACGAAATCCCAGAAATTGAG CAACTGAGCTGCGCGACGGCCACGAAGAAGTTTAACTACAAGCTGGTGAAGTCTGGGCAGCTGATGCTGAAGGTGACGACGGACCTGAGGGGTTACGTGGTAGGACAACCTATCCAAATCCACGCCGAGCTGGAGAACAAGTCGGGGAGGGACACGGGAGCCATCGTGGCGAGTCTCATCCAG AAAGTTGCCTACAAGTCCAAACGTTGTGTTTACGACCTGAGGACCATCGCGGAGGTGGAAGGCGCGCCGGTGAAAGCGTGGAAGCATGCGGTTTGGGACGAGCAGATCCTGGTGCCGGCCCTTCCACAATCCATCCTACAGGGCTGCAATCTCATCCATATAGACTACTACCTCCAG GTCACGGTGAAGAGCCCGGAGGCGTCGGTGACGTTACCGCTCTACATCGGAAACATTCCGGTCAATCTCTCGCGTCTCGGCCCGAGACATTCCATCGCTCACGCGCCCTCCCCTGTCGTTCCCAGCGCGCCTCCCGCAGACGACGAGGCAGGCGGTTCCCAACCCATGGACAACGTATCCCTTCCCACCAAGTGCCACTCGCAGCAGCAGTCCCACGTCCCTTTCAGCTATGCCCCCGAACTCAGCTTCCCGAACTCCAACGGAGAACCAGAGACGCTGGGCTCTCCTTCCCACCCCACCCTCTGCCTGTCCACCGGAGCCACTGTCCCGTACTTCGCGGACGGAGCCGTCGTGCCGGTCCCCACGGCCAGTGCGCTTATCCTTCCCCCGGAGTACAGCACATGGGGGTATCCCTACG acGCTCCGCCGTCGTATGAACAAAGCTGCAGCAGCACCAACGTCAGCAACGGGGAATAA